One part of the Herpetosiphonaceae bacterium genome encodes these proteins:
- a CDS encoding phosphodiester glycosidase family protein: MPWKLLRLVGLLGWMLSLAACDTASINTGRPSSQPITGTVGVSATETSDDTGWQQIDQAMELRTMRMSVEATAADVTILRFDPNAYRVSVKYDVANAGSIREWFDALKPLAVVNGGYFDEQRRATALVVFDGIRRGESYNGFGGMVVINEQGRFELRSLRQQPYDPNENLQQAMQSAPMLIQPGGEVSQLDPDQDRSRRTVIARDIHGRILLLVSDMPAFTLPELARVLKNSDLELDAALNLDGGRSTGLYVKTPVDSVEINSMEKLPLVLTVERMRN; encoded by the coding sequence ATGCCCTGGAAACTGTTGCGATTGGTCGGTCTGCTGGGATGGATGCTAAGCTTGGCTGCGTGCGACACGGCCAGTATCAACACAGGTCGTCCATCGAGCCAGCCGATCACCGGCACCGTCGGAGTCTCAGCCACGGAGACGAGCGATGATACCGGCTGGCAACAGATCGATCAGGCGATGGAGCTGCGGACGATGCGCATGTCGGTCGAGGCGACCGCAGCGGATGTGACGATCCTGCGCTTCGATCCCAACGCCTACCGCGTCAGCGTCAAGTACGATGTCGCCAACGCGGGATCGATCCGCGAATGGTTCGACGCGCTCAAGCCGCTGGCGGTGGTCAACGGCGGCTACTTCGACGAGCAGCGGCGCGCAACGGCGCTGGTAGTCTTCGACGGCATCCGGCGCGGCGAGTCGTACAACGGCTTCGGCGGGATGGTGGTGATCAATGAGCAGGGCAGGTTCGAGCTCCGCTCGCTGCGGCAGCAGCCGTACGATCCCAACGAAAACCTGCAACAGGCGATGCAATCGGCCCCGATGTTGATCCAGCCCGGCGGCGAGGTTTCGCAGCTCGATCCCGATCAGGATCGCTCGCGGCGCACAGTGATCGCCCGTGATATTCATGGCCGGATTCTGCTGCTGGTCAGCGACATGCCCGCCTTCACGCTTCCCGAACTGGCGCGCGTGCTGAAAAACTCGGATCTGGAGCTGGATGCCGCGCTCAACCTCGACGGCGGGCGCTCCACCGGGCTGTATGTCAAAACGCCCGTGGATAGCGTCGAGATCAATTCGATGGAGAAGCTGCCGCTGGTGCTGACGGTAGAGAGAATGAGGAATTAA